The following coding sequences are from one Wenzhouxiangella sp. AB-CW3 window:
- the nagZ gene encoding beta-N-acetylhexosaminidase gives MSVASLPLGPLIVGFDGLRLDDETRDMLRHPSVGGVILFARNFQSPRQLTELTGEIAALRQPRLLITVDQEGGRVQRFRDGFTLLPPLAVLGQWYSSHRQRACDLAYRHGRVMAAELLAHGVDLSWAPVLDLDRGSCVIGDRAMASTPAAVIEIGGWYLAGMRDAGMRTCGKHFPGHGSVEADSHHEVVVDRRSDTALEEDLSTFAGLSDRLDGVMMAHVIYPAVDERPAGFSPAWVRECLRGRLGFDGVVVSDDLDMLGAAPAGTLPGRLQQALAAGCDAVLACRAESARSLLEDAPPLPAPAAGRLESLYGKAALTLDEQLQVPEFRAWRDSLKLLAQQWKK, from the coding sequence ATGAGTGTAGCCAGCTTGCCACTGGGTCCGCTGATTGTCGGTTTCGACGGCTTGAGGCTCGATGACGAGACCCGGGACATGTTGCGGCATCCGTCGGTCGGCGGCGTGATTCTGTTTGCCCGCAATTTCCAGTCTCCACGGCAGTTGACCGAGCTGACCGGCGAGATCGCGGCGTTGCGACAGCCGCGATTGCTGATCACCGTTGACCAGGAAGGGGGACGAGTCCAGCGTTTTCGGGATGGATTCACGTTGCTGCCGCCGCTGGCGGTCCTCGGGCAATGGTATTCCAGCCATCGGCAACGTGCCTGTGACCTGGCCTATCGTCATGGCCGGGTCATGGCGGCCGAGCTGCTGGCCCATGGGGTCGACTTGAGCTGGGCGCCGGTGCTGGACCTGGACCGCGGCAGTTGCGTGATTGGTGACCGGGCCATGGCGTCGACTCCCGCCGCGGTCATTGAAATTGGCGGCTGGTATCTTGCCGGCATGCGGGATGCCGGCATGCGCACCTGCGGCAAGCATTTTCCGGGACACGGTTCCGTAGAAGCCGACTCGCATCATGAAGTCGTTGTCGACAGGCGATCGGACACGGCGCTGGAGGAGGATCTGTCAACTTTTGCCGGGCTGTCCGACAGGCTGGATGGCGTTATGATGGCGCATGTTATCTACCCGGCGGTGGATGAGCGGCCGGCCGGGTTCTCACCGGCATGGGTCAGGGAGTGTCTGCGCGGGCGTCTCGGCTTTGACGGCGTGGTTGTTTCAGACGATCTCGACATGCTGGGTGCCGCGCCGGCCGGGACGCTCCCCGGCCGGTTGCAACAGGCGCTTGCGGCCGGGTGCGATGCCGTTCTGGCCTGTCGTGCCGAGTCGGCCAGGAGTCTGCTAGAGGATGCACCCCCGCTGCCGGCGCCGGCTGCCGGCCGGCTGGAATCGCTGTACGGAAAGGCCGCGCTGACTCTGGATGAGCAGCTTCAGGTGCCGGAGTTCCGGGCCTGGCGTGATTCACTCAAATTGCTAGCACAACAATGGAAGAAGTAA
- a CDS encoding S-methyl-5'-thioinosine phosphorylase, with protein MNELAIIGGTGALDLFPGGDERVLETDWGDPSANVVRVRLGQYKAWFLARHGRPHRLPPHRIDYRANIDGLRRLGVKRVVAINAVGAVDPGLAPGSLVIPDQLVDYTWGRAHTFSDDGRHPLEHVEFAKPFEGPLRSALLAAGQAADIGLVDGGCIAVTQGPRLETAAEIRRLARDGCDLVGMTAMPEVSLAREAGIDYASLCVVANPGAGLEEEPISLEEIHQVLSSAMISVQDLLAHLSL; from the coding sequence ATGAATGAGCTGGCAATCATCGGGGGTACCGGCGCACTTGATCTTTTTCCGGGCGGGGATGAACGGGTACTGGAAACCGACTGGGGCGATCCATCGGCCAATGTGGTACGTGTTCGGCTGGGGCAGTACAAGGCGTGGTTCCTGGCACGTCATGGCCGGCCGCATCGCCTGCCACCTCACCGCATCGATTACCGGGCCAATATCGACGGTTTACGCCGCCTTGGGGTGAAGCGGGTTGTTGCCATCAATGCCGTGGGCGCTGTTGACCCGGGGCTGGCCCCAGGCAGCCTCGTAATTCCTGATCAACTGGTCGATTACACCTGGGGTAGGGCACACACATTCAGCGACGATGGCCGGCACCCGCTGGAGCATGTGGAGTTTGCCAAGCCTTTCGAGGGTCCACTGCGCTCAGCACTGCTCGCCGCCGGTCAGGCAGCGGACATCGGGCTGGTCGATGGAGGTTGCATTGCCGTCACGCAGGGGCCGAGACTGGAAACGGCCGCCGAGATTCGTCGCCTGGCTCGGGACGGTTGTGATCTGGTTGGCATGACGGCCATGCCGGAGGTCTCGCTGGCCCGTGAGGCGGGAATCGACTATGCAAGTCTTTGTGTTGTGGCCAATCCGGGCGCCGGCCTGGAGGAGGAACCGATCAGCCTGGAAGAGATCCACCAGGTTCTGAGCAGCGCCATGATCTCGGTACAAGATCTGCTTGCTCATCTGTCACTCTGA
- the rlmD gene encoding 23S rRNA (uracil(1939)-C(5))-methyltransferase RlmD, whose product MGRKRRRRLPAEPIELAVTDLSHDGRGVGRHEEKAVFVHGALPGETASARLIDRNRRFDEALCEQVIEASAERVDPECPWFDHCGGCALQHLDHSAQLEWKHKRLVDNLTRIGEVSPASWWDPIAASPWFYRRRSRLSARLVKGKGRVLVGFREPQGRFVADVGNCRVLHPDFSNRLLSLSQLLGKLSVADAVPQIETASGDSGSAIVLRHLRPLTTADEQHLRDWSAENDIAVYLQPKGPSTVHRLCPDQHELTYRLDEFDLELGFHPQNFIQVNADINRALIRRAVELLEPTADDRVLDLFCGLGNFTLPLATRAGSVVGVEGDEALVEAGRANAVRNGLDQVEWEVADLAGDVSSQAWYRAGFDAVLIDPPRSGAFEVLPVIAGSGARRVVYVSCNPATLARDAGELVNRHGFRLKGAGIADMFPHTAHVESIALFERA is encoded by the coding sequence ATGGGAAGAAAGCGTCGTCGGCGGCTGCCAGCCGAACCGATCGAATTGGCCGTGACCGATCTTTCACATGATGGTCGCGGTGTCGGTCGCCATGAAGAGAAAGCGGTGTTTGTTCATGGCGCCCTGCCTGGCGAGACCGCCTCGGCCAGGCTGATCGATCGCAACCGCCGCTTCGACGAGGCGCTGTGCGAGCAGGTCATCGAGGCCTCGGCCGAGCGCGTCGATCCAGAATGCCCCTGGTTCGACCACTGCGGTGGCTGCGCCCTGCAGCACCTTGATCATTCCGCCCAGCTCGAGTGGAAACACAAGCGCCTGGTCGACAACCTCACGCGTATTGGCGAGGTCAGCCCGGCGTCCTGGTGGGATCCCATTGCCGCCAGCCCCTGGTTCTATCGGCGCCGCAGCCGTCTGAGCGCACGACTGGTCAAGGGCAAGGGCCGTGTGCTGGTCGGTTTTCGAGAGCCCCAGGGGCGATTCGTGGCCGATGTGGGCAATTGCCGGGTTTTGCACCCGGATTTCAGTAACCGCCTGCTTTCCCTGTCACAGCTACTGGGGAAACTTTCAGTGGCCGATGCCGTGCCACAGATCGAGACGGCCAGCGGAGATTCGGGGTCAGCCATCGTGCTCCGTCACCTCAGGCCTCTGACCACAGCCGATGAGCAACACCTGCGCGATTGGTCGGCCGAGAACGACATCGCCGTCTATCTGCAGCCCAAGGGCCCGAGTACGGTGCATCGTCTCTGTCCCGATCAGCATGAGCTGACCTATCGGCTCGATGAATTCGATCTGGAACTGGGTTTCCATCCCCAGAACTTCATCCAGGTCAATGCCGACATCAACCGAGCGTTGATCAGGCGGGCAGTGGAGTTGCTGGAGCCGACTGCCGATGATCGGGTGCTTGATCTGTTTTGCGGGCTGGGCAACTTCACTTTGCCGCTGGCCACTCGCGCTGGCAGTGTTGTCGGCGTTGAAGGGGATGAAGCCCTGGTCGAGGCTGGCCGGGCCAATGCCGTGCGTAACGGCCTGGACCAGGTCGAGTGGGAAGTGGCCGATCTGGCCGGCGATGTTTCCAGCCAGGCCTGGTATCGTGCCGGCTTCGATGCGGTGCTGATCGATCCGCCGCGCTCAGGGGCCTTCGAGGTTCTGCCTGTGATCGCCGGCAGCGGCGCCCGGCGCGTGGTGTATGTCTCGTGTAACCCCGCCACGCTGGCTCGCGATGCCGGTGAGCTGGTCAATCGCCACGGCTTTCGATTGAAGGGAGCCGGTATCGCGGACATGTTTCCGCATACTGCTCACGTGGAATCCATCGCACTGTTCGAGCGCGCATGA
- a CDS encoding mechanosensitive ion channel family protein translates to MEEVTEIVENFSLVLGLPGWVMQAFVIILVALLLEFVYRLFVNRLAVIAGKTGHKWDDAIVYAGKRPVSLLIWWQGIVMAARVAAPHTEAIGFDPDFLGTVQQLGLVVAATWFFFRLATGFENAFVAERRKRNEHVDITTVSVLGRIVRIAVLLTGVLTILSILEIPISGFLAAGGVGGIAVGLAARDLLANFFGGFMVFLDRPFSVGDWVRSPDQEIEGVVEKIGWRMTTIRKFDKRPMYVPNATFTTITVENPSRMTHRQIFEHIGIRYDDFSSIRAIVDDIRDYVHSCDDLDTTQTTMVHFNVYGPHSLDIMVYCFTHTVVWTEYHQVREEVLLQIGEIIKRHGAQIAFPTRTIKLEEAQAMAEAQYGGNSG, encoded by the coding sequence ATGGAAGAAGTAACCGAGATTGTCGAGAATTTCAGCCTCGTTCTGGGATTGCCGGGATGGGTGATGCAGGCATTCGTCATCATTCTGGTGGCACTGCTTCTCGAGTTTGTCTATCGCCTGTTCGTCAACCGCCTGGCGGTTATTGCTGGCAAGACGGGTCACAAGTGGGATGATGCCATCGTCTATGCCGGCAAGCGGCCGGTTTCACTGCTGATCTGGTGGCAAGGTATCGTCATGGCTGCCCGGGTGGCGGCACCGCATACCGAGGCCATCGGTTTCGACCCGGATTTCCTAGGAACCGTGCAGCAACTCGGGCTGGTCGTTGCCGCGACCTGGTTCTTCTTCCGTCTGGCCACGGGGTTCGAGAATGCATTCGTGGCCGAACGGCGCAAGCGTAACGAGCATGTCGATATCACCACGGTCAGTGTGCTCGGCCGCATCGTTCGTATCGCGGTTCTGCTGACCGGCGTCCTGACGATACTCAGCATCCTGGAAATTCCGATCTCGGGCTTTCTGGCAGCCGGTGGCGTGGGCGGCATTGCCGTGGGTCTGGCGGCGCGTGACCTGCTGGCCAATTTCTTCGGGGGCTTCATGGTATTTCTTGACCGCCCGTTTTCGGTGGGCGACTGGGTGCGATCGCCCGACCAGGAAATCGAGGGCGTGGTCGAAAAGATCGGCTGGCGCATGACCACGATCCGCAAGTTCGACAAGCGGCCGATGTACGTGCCCAATGCCACATTCACCACCATCACGGTGGAGAATCCCTCGCGCATGACCCATCGCCAGATCTTCGAGCACATCGGCATTCGCTACGATGACTTCTCCAGCATTCGGGCGATCGTCGACGATATTCGGGATTATGTGCATTCCTGTGATGATCTGGACACCACCCAGACGACCATGGTGCATTTCAATGTCTATGGTCCCCATTCGCTCGACATCATGGTCTACTGCTTTACTCACACCGTGGTCTGGACCGAGTACCACCAGGTTCGCGAAGAAGTATTGCTGCAGATCGGCGAGATCATCAAGCGTCACGGTGCCCAGATTGCCTTCCCGACGCGCACCATCAAGCTCGAGGAAGCGCAGGCCATGGCCGAAGCGCAGTACGGAGGAAACAGTGGATGA
- a CDS encoding phosphoribosyltransferase family protein translates to MDDSSPSGWPAKAKRIVSAAQVNAALDAQAARLAPSLPADGTLTVMALMTGGMYPATALARRLPQPLRMDYVHATRYRDRMQGGAIDWVHMPDGLFGHVLLIDDIFDEGHTMSAVRQRLLDNGASAVTTAVLALKRHDRGRPRSEVDDYALEVPDRYVFGCGMDLHGLWRQLDEIWAV, encoded by the coding sequence GTGGATGACTCGTCACCATCGGGCTGGCCTGCCAAGGCGAAGCGGATCGTCTCGGCAGCGCAAGTCAATGCAGCACTGGACGCCCAGGCAGCAAGACTGGCGCCCAGTCTGCCGGCGGATGGAACGCTGACGGTCATGGCCCTGATGACAGGCGGCATGTATCCGGCCACGGCACTGGCCCGCAGGCTGCCTCAACCCTTGCGCATGGACTATGTTCATGCCACCCGTTATCGCGATCGCATGCAGGGTGGGGCCATTGACTGGGTTCATATGCCAGACGGCCTTTTCGGGCATGTTCTGCTGATCGACGATATCTTCGACGAGGGCCACACCATGTCGGCGGTTCGCCAGCGACTGCTTGACAACGGTGCCAGCGCGGTCACCACGGCCGTGCTGGCGCTGAAGCGGCATGATCGTGGTCGGCCGCGCTCGGAAGTCGATGACTATGCGCTGGAAGTACCAGACCGCTACGTGTTCGGATGCGGTATGGATCTGCATGGACTGTGGCGCCAGCTCGACGAAATCTGGGCAGTCTGA